The following are encoded in a window of Alosa sapidissima isolate fAloSap1 chromosome 10, fAloSap1.pri, whole genome shotgun sequence genomic DNA:
- the ephb6 gene encoding ephrin type-B receptor 5 isoform X1, with translation MWSVFLYLSLFLQPNSAEEVMLLDTTESTTELGWTTYPDTGWDEVSVLDDKGKLIRTFEVCNVNQNPRVQDNWLATPFLYRQSAPRVFVTLRFSVRDCASLRTPSPSCRETLTLYYRQADSQRELERTWGSDSSNGETREGWVKIDTIAADKSFSKVEPSQPHQYKPDRTRRINIKTRSFAPLTRNGFVLAIVDSGACVSLMGVTVFYRRCPATSRYLASYPATPSGVEPTALVPVDGVCVPNSQSQGGAGPRLHCNAEGEWMVPVGGCMCEAGYEPNQNSSACLACPVGFFKATAGSVSCTMCPANSRTSTEASMVCECRSGFYRAPSDINTTACTAPPSAPVSLSWEYESSEGGVSLRWRPPQDMGGRGEVWYGVVCRICPSASQSPPSMCSWCGETVTYTPSQTGLRQTKVTLNNLLTRVTYLIQVQAFNDVSSLSPFPPQFSSINFTTSQSVPSTVPMLHQLSRAADSITLSWPQPDRPNGDILEYQLRYYDRQSSDEDSAVSVFSETNTVTVASLNPGSIYAFQIRARNERGYGPYSHTIYFSTLAMEERSKQIQNRLPLLVGSVMGGAAFLLVVIAIIIVFVFKSKRRESPYSDRLQRYISNRGGVKYYVDPSTYEDPSEAVKEFAREIDPAHLKIEEVIGAGKTQFGEVSRGRYRPLGRREVLVAVKTLRWGVTDRERAMFLSEAGVLGQFDHPNVLKLEGVVTRSPPERIITEFMENGPLDAFLRENEDQFSVLQLVGMLRGVGAGMRYLSERNFVHRDLAARNVLVNSNLVCKVSDFGLSRLMRGLDHNMPTYTASLGSKIPVRWTAPEAFQHRKFSSASDVWSFGVLMWEVMSYGERPYWDMSNQEVMKAVVDQYRLPAPHNCPPALHALMLQCWQAERQDRPGFDSLLSSLDRLIRHPASLKAEHSRPTQPLLSPTPTDLSSVATVGDWLSALRMERYKDEFERAQLTSLERVSRLTMEDVQGLGVNLLGHQRKIVKAAQQLRTHLTQGQVEV, from the exons ATGTGGAGTGTGTTTTTgtacctctctctgtttctccagcCTAATTCAGCAGAGGAAG TGATGCTGCTGGACACCACTGAGTCCACCACGGAGCTGGGCTGGACCACCTATCCTGACACAGGG TGGGATGAGGTGAGTGTTCTGGACGACAAGGGCAAACTCATCCGCACTTTCGAGGTCTGCAATGTCAACCAGAACCCCCGTGTCCAGGACAACTGGCTGGCGACGCCCTTCCTCTACCGACAGTCCGCGCCGAGAGTTTTCGTGACGCTCCGGTTCTCCGTCCGAGACTGCGCCAGTCTGCGCACGCCATCCCCGTCCTGTCGCGAGACGCTCACGCTCTACTACAGACAAGCCGACTCCCAAAGAGAGCTGGAGAGGACCTGGGGTTCTGAC TCATCCAATGGGGAGACACGAGAGGGCTGGGTGAAGATCGACACCATCGCGGCGGACAAGAGCTTCAGCAAGGTGGAGCCCAGTCAGCCGCACCAGTACAAGCCGGACCGCACTCGCCGAATCAACATTAAAACCCGCAGCTTCGCACCCCTCACGCGCAACGG GTTTGTCTTGGCGATAGTGGACAGTGGGGCCTGTGTTTCCCTCATGGGTGTGACCGTGTTCTACCGCCGCTGCCCGGCCACCAGCCGCTACCTGGCCTCCTACCCCGCCACGCCCTCCGGGGTGGAGCCGACAGCCCTGGTGCCCGTGGACGGGGTCTGCGTCCCCAACAGCCAGTCGCAGGGTGGGGCCGGCCCACGGCTGCACTGCAACGCCGAGGGGGAGTGGATGGTGCCtgtgggggggtgtatgtgtgaggcAGGCTACGAGCCCAACCAGAACAGCTCAGCCTGTCTGG CCTGTCCTGTGGGGTTTTTCAAGGCCACAGCGGGTTCGGTGTCGTGCACTATGTGTCCAGCCAACAGCAGGACCAGCACGGAGGCCTCTATGGTCTGTGAGTGCCGCAGTGGCTTCTACCGAGCGCCCTCTGACATCAACACCACCGCTTGCACAG CTCCCCCGTCTGCCCCTGTGTCTCTGTCCTGGGAGTACGAGAGCTCGGAGGGTGGTGTGTCGCTGCGCTGGCGCCCCCCGCAGGACATGGGTGGCCGGGGCGAGGTGTGGTACGGGGTGGTGTGCCGAATCTGCCCCTCCGCCTCGCAGTCGCCTCCCTCCATGTGCTCCTGGTGTGGCGAGACCGTCACCTACACCCCCTCTCAGACTGGACTCCGCCAGACCAAGGTCACCCTCAACAACCTGCTCACCAGAGTCACCTACCTCATACAG GTTCAAGCTTTCAACGATGTGTCATCCTTAAGCCCTTTCCCGCCCCAGTTCTCCAGCATCAATTTCACCACCAGCCAGTCAG TCCCCTCCACCGTCCCCATGCTGCACCAGTTGAGCCGGGCTGCAGACTCCATCACTCTGTCCTGGCCTCAGCCGGACCGACCCAATGGGGACATCCTGGAGTACCAGCTCCGATATTACGACAGG caGAGCTCAGACGAGGACtctgctgtgagtgtgtttagtgAAACCAACACAGTGACAGTGGCCTCCCTGAACCCTGGCTCCATCTATGCCTTCCAGATACGGGCCAGGAATGAGCGAGGCTATGGGCCGTACAGCCACACCATCTACTTCAGTACTCTGGCCATGG AGGAGCGTTCAAAGCAAATCCAAAATCGGCTCCCCCTACTGGTGGGATCGGTGATGGGTGGAGCAGCATTCCTCCTGGTGGTTATTGCGATTATCATCGTGTTTGTATTCAAGAG TAAAAGGAGAGAGAGTCCATATAGCGACAGACTACAGCGATACATCAGCAACAGGG GGGGAGTGAAGTATTATGTGGACCCGTCAACCTATGAGGACCCCAGTGAGGCGGTCAAAGAGTTTGCCAGAGAGATAGACCCAGCTCACCTCAAGATCGAGGAAGTTATTGGTGCGGGTAAGA CCCAGTTTGGAGAGGTGTCCCGGGGGAGGTACCGTCCGCTGGGCCGGAGGGAGGTCCTGGTGGCCGTAAAGACGCTCCGCTGGGGGGTGACTGACCGGGAGAGGGCCATGTTCCTGAGCGAGGCGGGGGTGCTGGGACAGTTTGACCATCCCAACGTGCTGAAGCTGGAGGGGGTGGTGACGCGCTCCCCTCCGGAGAGAATCATCACCGAGTTCATGGAGAATGGTCCACTGGACGCTTTCCTCAGG GAGAATGAAGATCAGTTCAGTGTGCTTCAGCTGGTGGGCATGTTGAGAGGAGTGGGTGCAGGGATGCGTTACCTGTCGGAGAGAAACTTTGTGCACCGGGACCTCGCAGCACGCAACGTGCTGGTCAACTCCAACTTGGTGTGCAAGGTGTCGGACTTTGGTCTGTCTCGCCTGATGAGGGGCCTGGACCACAACATGCCCACGTACACCGCGTCATTG GGGAGCAAGATTCCAGTGAGGTGGACCGCTCCGGAGGCATTCCAGCATCGGAAGTTCAGCTCGGCGAGTGATGTCTGGAGCTTTGGCGTCCTGATGTGGGAGGTGATGTCCTACGGGGAGCGGCCGTACTGGGACATGAGCAACCAAGAG GTGATGAAGGCAGTGGTGGATCAGTACCGCCTTCCTGCCCCCCACAACTGCCCCCCGGCCCTGCATGCCCTCATGCTGCAGTGTTGGCAGGCAGAAAGACAGGACCGGCCAGGCTTCGactcgctcctctcctccctggaCAGACTCATCCGGCACCCAGCCTCCCTCAAGGCTGAACACAGCCG TCCCACTCAGCCCCTGCTGAGTCCCACACCCACAGACCTGTCGTCAGTAGCAACGGTTGGAGACTGGTTATCCGCCCTCAGGATGGAACGATACAAAGATGAGTTTGAGAGAGCACAACTTACAAGTCTGGAGAGAGTCAGCAGACTAACCATGGA GGATGTGCAGGGTCTGGGAGTGAACCTTCTGGGTCACCAGAGAAAGATCGTCAAGGCCGCTCAGCAGCTAAGGACTCACCTCACACAGGGTCAGGTTGAGGTGTGA
- the ephb6 gene encoding ephrin type-B receptor 5 isoform X5, translated as MWSVFLYLSLFLQPNSAEEVMLLDTTESTTELGWTTYPDTGWDEVSVLDDKGKLIRTFEVCNVNQNPRVQDNWLATPFLYRQSAPRVFVTLRFSVRDCASLRTPSPSCRETLTLYYRQADSQRELERTWGSDSSNGETREGWVKIDTIAADKSFSKVEPSQPHQYKPDRTRRINIKTRSFAPLTRNGFVLAIVDSGACVSLMGVTVFYRRCPATSRYLASYPATPSGVEPTALVPVDGVCVPNSQSQGGAGPRLHCNAEGEWMVPVGGCMCEAGYEPNQNSSACLACPVGFFKATAGSVSCTMCPANSRTSTEASMVCECRSGFYRAPSDINTTACTAPPSAPVSLSWEYESSEGGVSLRWRPPQDMGGRGEVWYGVVCRICPSASQSPPSMCSWCGETVTYTPSQTGLRQTKVTLNNLLTRVTYLIQVQAFNDVSSLSPFPPQFSSINFTTSQSVPSTVPMLHQLSRAADSITLSWPQPDRPNGDILEYQLRYYDRQSSDEDSAVSVFSETNTVTVASLNPGSIYAFQIRARNERGYGPYSHTIYFSTLAMEERSKQIQNRLPLLVGSVMGGAAFLLVVIAIIIVFVFKSKRRESPYSDRLQRYISNRGGVKYYVDPSTYEDPSEAVKEFAREIDPAHLKIEEVIGAGKTQFGEVSRGRYRPLGRREVLVAVKTLRWGVTDRERAMFLSEAGVLGQFDHPNVLKLEGVVTRSPPERIITEFMENGPLDAFLRENEDQFSVLQLVGMLRGVGAGMRYLSERNFVHRDLAARNVLVNSNLVCKVSDFGLSRLMRGLDHNMPTYTASLGSKIPVRWTAPEAFQHRKFSSASDVWSFGVLMWEVMSYGERPYWDMSNQEAVVDQYRLPAPHNCPPALHALMLQCWQAERQDRPGFDSLLSSLDRLIRHPASLKAEHSRPTQPLLSPTPTDLSSVATVGDWLSALRMERYKDEFERAQLTSLERVSRLTMEDVQGLGVNLLGHQRKIVKAAQQLRTHLTQGQVEV; from the exons ATGTGGAGTGTGTTTTTgtacctctctctgtttctccagcCTAATTCAGCAGAGGAAG TGATGCTGCTGGACACCACTGAGTCCACCACGGAGCTGGGCTGGACCACCTATCCTGACACAGGG TGGGATGAGGTGAGTGTTCTGGACGACAAGGGCAAACTCATCCGCACTTTCGAGGTCTGCAATGTCAACCAGAACCCCCGTGTCCAGGACAACTGGCTGGCGACGCCCTTCCTCTACCGACAGTCCGCGCCGAGAGTTTTCGTGACGCTCCGGTTCTCCGTCCGAGACTGCGCCAGTCTGCGCACGCCATCCCCGTCCTGTCGCGAGACGCTCACGCTCTACTACAGACAAGCCGACTCCCAAAGAGAGCTGGAGAGGACCTGGGGTTCTGAC TCATCCAATGGGGAGACACGAGAGGGCTGGGTGAAGATCGACACCATCGCGGCGGACAAGAGCTTCAGCAAGGTGGAGCCCAGTCAGCCGCACCAGTACAAGCCGGACCGCACTCGCCGAATCAACATTAAAACCCGCAGCTTCGCACCCCTCACGCGCAACGG GTTTGTCTTGGCGATAGTGGACAGTGGGGCCTGTGTTTCCCTCATGGGTGTGACCGTGTTCTACCGCCGCTGCCCGGCCACCAGCCGCTACCTGGCCTCCTACCCCGCCACGCCCTCCGGGGTGGAGCCGACAGCCCTGGTGCCCGTGGACGGGGTCTGCGTCCCCAACAGCCAGTCGCAGGGTGGGGCCGGCCCACGGCTGCACTGCAACGCCGAGGGGGAGTGGATGGTGCCtgtgggggggtgtatgtgtgaggcAGGCTACGAGCCCAACCAGAACAGCTCAGCCTGTCTGG CCTGTCCTGTGGGGTTTTTCAAGGCCACAGCGGGTTCGGTGTCGTGCACTATGTGTCCAGCCAACAGCAGGACCAGCACGGAGGCCTCTATGGTCTGTGAGTGCCGCAGTGGCTTCTACCGAGCGCCCTCTGACATCAACACCACCGCTTGCACAG CTCCCCCGTCTGCCCCTGTGTCTCTGTCCTGGGAGTACGAGAGCTCGGAGGGTGGTGTGTCGCTGCGCTGGCGCCCCCCGCAGGACATGGGTGGCCGGGGCGAGGTGTGGTACGGGGTGGTGTGCCGAATCTGCCCCTCCGCCTCGCAGTCGCCTCCCTCCATGTGCTCCTGGTGTGGCGAGACCGTCACCTACACCCCCTCTCAGACTGGACTCCGCCAGACCAAGGTCACCCTCAACAACCTGCTCACCAGAGTCACCTACCTCATACAG GTTCAAGCTTTCAACGATGTGTCATCCTTAAGCCCTTTCCCGCCCCAGTTCTCCAGCATCAATTTCACCACCAGCCAGTCAG TCCCCTCCACCGTCCCCATGCTGCACCAGTTGAGCCGGGCTGCAGACTCCATCACTCTGTCCTGGCCTCAGCCGGACCGACCCAATGGGGACATCCTGGAGTACCAGCTCCGATATTACGACAGG caGAGCTCAGACGAGGACtctgctgtgagtgtgtttagtgAAACCAACACAGTGACAGTGGCCTCCCTGAACCCTGGCTCCATCTATGCCTTCCAGATACGGGCCAGGAATGAGCGAGGCTATGGGCCGTACAGCCACACCATCTACTTCAGTACTCTGGCCATGG AGGAGCGTTCAAAGCAAATCCAAAATCGGCTCCCCCTACTGGTGGGATCGGTGATGGGTGGAGCAGCATTCCTCCTGGTGGTTATTGCGATTATCATCGTGTTTGTATTCAAGAG TAAAAGGAGAGAGAGTCCATATAGCGACAGACTACAGCGATACATCAGCAACAGGG GGGGAGTGAAGTATTATGTGGACCCGTCAACCTATGAGGACCCCAGTGAGGCGGTCAAAGAGTTTGCCAGAGAGATAGACCCAGCTCACCTCAAGATCGAGGAAGTTATTGGTGCGGGTAAGA CCCAGTTTGGAGAGGTGTCCCGGGGGAGGTACCGTCCGCTGGGCCGGAGGGAGGTCCTGGTGGCCGTAAAGACGCTCCGCTGGGGGGTGACTGACCGGGAGAGGGCCATGTTCCTGAGCGAGGCGGGGGTGCTGGGACAGTTTGACCATCCCAACGTGCTGAAGCTGGAGGGGGTGGTGACGCGCTCCCCTCCGGAGAGAATCATCACCGAGTTCATGGAGAATGGTCCACTGGACGCTTTCCTCAGG GAGAATGAAGATCAGTTCAGTGTGCTTCAGCTGGTGGGCATGTTGAGAGGAGTGGGTGCAGGGATGCGTTACCTGTCGGAGAGAAACTTTGTGCACCGGGACCTCGCAGCACGCAACGTGCTGGTCAACTCCAACTTGGTGTGCAAGGTGTCGGACTTTGGTCTGTCTCGCCTGATGAGGGGCCTGGACCACAACATGCCCACGTACACCGCGTCATTG GGGAGCAAGATTCCAGTGAGGTGGACCGCTCCGGAGGCATTCCAGCATCGGAAGTTCAGCTCGGCGAGTGATGTCTGGAGCTTTGGCGTCCTGATGTGGGAGGTGATGTCCTACGGGGAGCGGCCGTACTGGGACATGAGCAACCAAGAG GCAGTGGTGGATCAGTACCGCCTTCCTGCCCCCCACAACTGCCCCCCGGCCCTGCATGCCCTCATGCTGCAGTGTTGGCAGGCAGAAAGACAGGACCGGCCAGGCTTCGactcgctcctctcctccctggaCAGACTCATCCGGCACCCAGCCTCCCTCAAGGCTGAACACAGCCG TCCCACTCAGCCCCTGCTGAGTCCCACACCCACAGACCTGTCGTCAGTAGCAACGGTTGGAGACTGGTTATCCGCCCTCAGGATGGAACGATACAAAGATGAGTTTGAGAGAGCACAACTTACAAGTCTGGAGAGAGTCAGCAGACTAACCATGGA GGATGTGCAGGGTCTGGGAGTGAACCTTCTGGGTCACCAGAGAAAGATCGTCAAGGCCGCTCAGCAGCTAAGGACTCACCTCACACAGGGTCAGGTTGAGGTGTGA
- the ephb6 gene encoding ephrin type-B receptor 5 isoform X3, producing MWSVFLYLSLFLQPNSAEEVMLLDTTESTTELGWTTYPDTGWDEVSVLDDKGKLIRTFEVCNVNQNPRVQDNWLATPFLYRQSAPRVFVTLRFSVRDCASLRTPSPSCRETLTLYYRQADSQRELERTWGSDSSNGETREGWVKIDTIAADKSFSKVEPSQPHQYKPDRTRRINIKTRSFAPLTRNGFVLAIVDSGACVSLMGVTVFYRRCPATSRYLASYPATPSGVEPTALVPVDGVCVPNSQSQGGAGPRLHCNAEGEWMVPVGGCMCEAGYEPNQNSSACLACPVGFFKATAGSVSCTMCPANSRTSTEASMVCECRSGFYRAPSDINTTACTAPPSAPVSLSWEYESSEGGVSLRWRPPQDMGGRGEVWYGVVCRICPSASQSPPSMCSWCGETVTYTPSQTGLRQTKVTLNNLLTRVTYLIQVQAFNDVSSLSPFPPQFSSINFTTSQSVPSTVPMLHQLSRAADSITLSWPQPDRPNGDILEYQLRYYDRQSSDEDSAVSVFSETNTVTVASLNPGSIYAFQIRARNERGYGPYSHTIYFSTLAMEERSKQIQNRLPLLVGSVMGGAAFLLVVIAIIIVFVFKSKRRESPYSDRLQRYISNRGGVKYYVDPSTYEDPSEAVKEFAREIDPAHLKIEEVIGAAQFGEVSRGRYRPLGRREVLVAVKTLRWGVTDRERAMFLSEAGVLGQFDHPNVLKLEGVVTRSPPERIITEFMENGPLDAFLRENEDQFSVLQLVGMLRGVGAGMRYLSERNFVHRDLAARNVLVNSNLVCKVSDFGLSRLMRGLDHNMPTYTASLGSKIPVRWTAPEAFQHRKFSSASDVWSFGVLMWEVMSYGERPYWDMSNQEVMKAVVDQYRLPAPHNCPPALHALMLQCWQAERQDRPGFDSLLSSLDRLIRHPASLKAEHSRPTQPLLSPTPTDLSSVATVGDWLSALRMERYKDEFERAQLTSLERVSRLTMEDVQGLGVNLLGHQRKIVKAAQQLRTHLTQGQVEV from the exons ATGTGGAGTGTGTTTTTgtacctctctctgtttctccagcCTAATTCAGCAGAGGAAG TGATGCTGCTGGACACCACTGAGTCCACCACGGAGCTGGGCTGGACCACCTATCCTGACACAGGG TGGGATGAGGTGAGTGTTCTGGACGACAAGGGCAAACTCATCCGCACTTTCGAGGTCTGCAATGTCAACCAGAACCCCCGTGTCCAGGACAACTGGCTGGCGACGCCCTTCCTCTACCGACAGTCCGCGCCGAGAGTTTTCGTGACGCTCCGGTTCTCCGTCCGAGACTGCGCCAGTCTGCGCACGCCATCCCCGTCCTGTCGCGAGACGCTCACGCTCTACTACAGACAAGCCGACTCCCAAAGAGAGCTGGAGAGGACCTGGGGTTCTGAC TCATCCAATGGGGAGACACGAGAGGGCTGGGTGAAGATCGACACCATCGCGGCGGACAAGAGCTTCAGCAAGGTGGAGCCCAGTCAGCCGCACCAGTACAAGCCGGACCGCACTCGCCGAATCAACATTAAAACCCGCAGCTTCGCACCCCTCACGCGCAACGG GTTTGTCTTGGCGATAGTGGACAGTGGGGCCTGTGTTTCCCTCATGGGTGTGACCGTGTTCTACCGCCGCTGCCCGGCCACCAGCCGCTACCTGGCCTCCTACCCCGCCACGCCCTCCGGGGTGGAGCCGACAGCCCTGGTGCCCGTGGACGGGGTCTGCGTCCCCAACAGCCAGTCGCAGGGTGGGGCCGGCCCACGGCTGCACTGCAACGCCGAGGGGGAGTGGATGGTGCCtgtgggggggtgtatgtgtgaggcAGGCTACGAGCCCAACCAGAACAGCTCAGCCTGTCTGG CCTGTCCTGTGGGGTTTTTCAAGGCCACAGCGGGTTCGGTGTCGTGCACTATGTGTCCAGCCAACAGCAGGACCAGCACGGAGGCCTCTATGGTCTGTGAGTGCCGCAGTGGCTTCTACCGAGCGCCCTCTGACATCAACACCACCGCTTGCACAG CTCCCCCGTCTGCCCCTGTGTCTCTGTCCTGGGAGTACGAGAGCTCGGAGGGTGGTGTGTCGCTGCGCTGGCGCCCCCCGCAGGACATGGGTGGCCGGGGCGAGGTGTGGTACGGGGTGGTGTGCCGAATCTGCCCCTCCGCCTCGCAGTCGCCTCCCTCCATGTGCTCCTGGTGTGGCGAGACCGTCACCTACACCCCCTCTCAGACTGGACTCCGCCAGACCAAGGTCACCCTCAACAACCTGCTCACCAGAGTCACCTACCTCATACAG GTTCAAGCTTTCAACGATGTGTCATCCTTAAGCCCTTTCCCGCCCCAGTTCTCCAGCATCAATTTCACCACCAGCCAGTCAG TCCCCTCCACCGTCCCCATGCTGCACCAGTTGAGCCGGGCTGCAGACTCCATCACTCTGTCCTGGCCTCAGCCGGACCGACCCAATGGGGACATCCTGGAGTACCAGCTCCGATATTACGACAGG caGAGCTCAGACGAGGACtctgctgtgagtgtgtttagtgAAACCAACACAGTGACAGTGGCCTCCCTGAACCCTGGCTCCATCTATGCCTTCCAGATACGGGCCAGGAATGAGCGAGGCTATGGGCCGTACAGCCACACCATCTACTTCAGTACTCTGGCCATGG AGGAGCGTTCAAAGCAAATCCAAAATCGGCTCCCCCTACTGGTGGGATCGGTGATGGGTGGAGCAGCATTCCTCCTGGTGGTTATTGCGATTATCATCGTGTTTGTATTCAAGAG TAAAAGGAGAGAGAGTCCATATAGCGACAGACTACAGCGATACATCAGCAACAGGG GGGGAGTGAAGTATTATGTGGACCCGTCAACCTATGAGGACCCCAGTGAGGCGGTCAAAGAGTTTGCCAGAGAGATAGACCCAGCTCACCTCAAGATCGAGGAAGTTATTGGTGCGG CCCAGTTTGGAGAGGTGTCCCGGGGGAGGTACCGTCCGCTGGGCCGGAGGGAGGTCCTGGTGGCCGTAAAGACGCTCCGCTGGGGGGTGACTGACCGGGAGAGGGCCATGTTCCTGAGCGAGGCGGGGGTGCTGGGACAGTTTGACCATCCCAACGTGCTGAAGCTGGAGGGGGTGGTGACGCGCTCCCCTCCGGAGAGAATCATCACCGAGTTCATGGAGAATGGTCCACTGGACGCTTTCCTCAGG GAGAATGAAGATCAGTTCAGTGTGCTTCAGCTGGTGGGCATGTTGAGAGGAGTGGGTGCAGGGATGCGTTACCTGTCGGAGAGAAACTTTGTGCACCGGGACCTCGCAGCACGCAACGTGCTGGTCAACTCCAACTTGGTGTGCAAGGTGTCGGACTTTGGTCTGTCTCGCCTGATGAGGGGCCTGGACCACAACATGCCCACGTACACCGCGTCATTG GGGAGCAAGATTCCAGTGAGGTGGACCGCTCCGGAGGCATTCCAGCATCGGAAGTTCAGCTCGGCGAGTGATGTCTGGAGCTTTGGCGTCCTGATGTGGGAGGTGATGTCCTACGGGGAGCGGCCGTACTGGGACATGAGCAACCAAGAG GTGATGAAGGCAGTGGTGGATCAGTACCGCCTTCCTGCCCCCCACAACTGCCCCCCGGCCCTGCATGCCCTCATGCTGCAGTGTTGGCAGGCAGAAAGACAGGACCGGCCAGGCTTCGactcgctcctctcctccctggaCAGACTCATCCGGCACCCAGCCTCCCTCAAGGCTGAACACAGCCG TCCCACTCAGCCCCTGCTGAGTCCCACACCCACAGACCTGTCGTCAGTAGCAACGGTTGGAGACTGGTTATCCGCCCTCAGGATGGAACGATACAAAGATGAGTTTGAGAGAGCACAACTTACAAGTCTGGAGAGAGTCAGCAGACTAACCATGGA GGATGTGCAGGGTCTGGGAGTGAACCTTCTGGGTCACCAGAGAAAGATCGTCAAGGCCGCTCAGCAGCTAAGGACTCACCTCACACAGGGTCAGGTTGAGGTGTGA